A region of Paenibacillus sp. JNUCC-31 DNA encodes the following proteins:
- a CDS encoding DUF1540 domain-containing protein — MSHEKPIVKCSVSNCHFWGENNFCQADAIMIDIDQHATRRLHEEFAGETFDSDHHDHARTSSATCCHTFRPK; from the coding sequence ATGAGCCATGAGAAGCCAATTGTAAAATGCAGTGTTTCGAATTGTCACTTTTGGGGAGAAAACAATTTCTGCCAGGCCGATGCCATCATGATTGACATTGACCAACATGCCACTCGCCGTTTACATGAGGAATTTGCCGGAGAGACCTTTGATTCCGATCATCATGACCATGCCCGTACTTCTTCTGCCACATGTTGCCACACATTCAGACCCAAATGA
- a CDS encoding YpuI family protein has protein sequence MSAANVQKTCESTREKLKPAIDRIEQFLNENALPELDQNQTEESTTFYKGFLSDLRHLLVFSEVSYEKLGVVLRRANFDVDFAEKALYNTYHQCVNSFFYPKNECYSEDGRYAYTGQDAIRFRDKPIRAVRDVILEVSKTYEELRDDLAFYESDYLTQRRMQNQRNHA, from the coding sequence ATGTCAGCAGCCAATGTACAGAAAACATGTGAGTCAACTAGGGAAAAGTTAAAACCGGCTATCGATCGGATCGAACAATTTTTGAATGAAAATGCCTTGCCTGAACTGGATCAGAATCAGACAGAGGAATCAACAACCTTCTACAAAGGATTTCTTTCGGATCTTCGTCATTTGCTCGTTTTTTCTGAAGTTTCTTACGAAAAACTTGGCGTTGTGCTGCGTCGTGCCAATTTTGATGTTGATTTTGCCGAAAAGGCTCTCTATAACACGTATCACCAATGCGTAAACAGCTTTTTCTATCCCAAAAATGAATGTTATTCTGAAGACGGTAGATATGCTTACACGGGTCAGGATGCAATCCGCTTCCGTGATAAGCCAATCCGTGCAGTAAGGGATGTTATTCTTGAGGTGTCAAAAACCTATGAAGAACTGCGTGATGATCTGGCCTTTTATGAAAGTGACTACCTAACGCAGCGTCGGATGCAAAATCAACGCAATCACGCTTAA
- a CDS encoding S8 family peptidase, with amino-acid sequence MSRPKWVNWAIAAGAGALALTLLLPTSNRPVPTPSAMPDSPHKEQASKQRLKVQDVKATDLLTRMDAKQHLSILLEKTSNMTDSQIKRYINELQQTHDHICSIDVMSTDGANRRHFEKKSAKGSKLEQQKLEHSLTLAKKAVSKRQSFESSSFPLGKEKYFVMGQPSKDGKRAVIALFSQNVLNSVEQHQRKNLRMIPYPREGKFKIESVHPDTLREITVKTGHDNANASHFYENEIVIRFRQDPGERDLRIIKSDLRTQSARKLGYTYVFRSETMNYEQLHAYFERKWNPLYMEPHYLYLTNETVSEQTDVTVPNDILFSDYQWNLPAIETNRGWNITKGNKDVIVAVVDTGVDLTHPDLKGKLLNGYNVVDPESKPLDDVGHGTHVAGIIGAVVNNNEGVAGMSWYNKVLPVKVLDNSGSGTTYAVAEGIIWAADHGAKVINMSLGNYADAQFLHDAIKYAFDRDIVLIAATGNDNTERPGYPAAYPEVFAVSATDPDMNKASYSNYGDYVDVTAPGSSIASTYPKNQYAALSGTSMASPHVAALAGLIRSLNPDLTNTEVMDLMRQSVIDLGDPGHDKYYGYGQIDVFKALEAASGNSAPLQFWPQHVRQQMDNTMKRYTK; translated from the coding sequence ATGTCCAGACCGAAATGGGTTAACTGGGCCATCGCCGCTGGGGCGGGCGCACTTGCCCTGACGCTGCTGCTTCCAACGTCCAATCGCCCTGTCCCAACCCCAAGTGCCATGCCTGATTCTCCACACAAAGAGCAAGCAAGCAAGCAACGTCTCAAAGTCCAGGATGTAAAAGCAACCGATTTGCTGACACGTATGGATGCCAAACAGCATCTCAGCATCTTGCTTGAGAAAACCTCCAATATGACTGATTCGCAAATCAAACGCTACATCAACGAATTACAACAAACACATGATCATATTTGCTCCATCGATGTGATGAGTACCGATGGAGCAAACCGACGGCACTTCGAAAAAAAATCAGCAAAAGGAAGCAAGCTGGAACAGCAAAAACTTGAACATTCTCTTACCCTTGCGAAGAAAGCCGTCAGCAAACGTCAAAGTTTCGAATCCTCTTCTTTCCCTCTGGGTAAAGAAAAGTATTTTGTGATGGGACAGCCCTCCAAGGATGGGAAACGAGCGGTCATTGCACTATTTAGCCAGAATGTGCTGAACTCCGTAGAGCAGCATCAACGCAAAAATCTGCGCATGATTCCCTATCCGCGTGAAGGTAAATTCAAAATTGAGTCGGTGCACCCTGATACCCTCAGAGAAATCACAGTGAAAACAGGTCATGATAACGCTAATGCCAGTCACTTTTACGAAAATGAGATTGTCATCCGTTTCCGGCAGGACCCGGGTGAGCGAGACTTACGCATCATTAAATCTGATCTGCGTACTCAATCAGCACGCAAGCTGGGATATACGTATGTTTTCCGGTCTGAAACCATGAATTATGAGCAATTGCATGCTTATTTTGAACGTAAATGGAATCCGTTATATATGGAACCCCACTACTTGTATTTAACCAATGAAACCGTATCTGAACAAACAGATGTAACTGTGCCCAATGATATTTTATTCTCTGACTATCAGTGGAATCTGCCCGCAATTGAGACCAACCGTGGTTGGAATATTACAAAGGGCAACAAGGATGTTATCGTCGCCGTAGTGGACACCGGTGTCGATCTGACCCATCCCGATCTGAAGGGCAAACTGCTGAATGGTTACAATGTCGTCGATCCCGAAAGCAAACCGCTTGACGATGTAGGCCACGGTACACACGTCGCAGGGATTATCGGCGCTGTTGTGAATAACAATGAAGGTGTGGCGGGCATGAGCTGGTACAACAAGGTACTTCCTGTTAAGGTACTGGACAATTCAGGTTCAGGGACAACCTATGCTGTTGCAGAAGGCATCATCTGGGCAGCCGATCATGGAGCCAAAGTCATCAATATGAGTCTAGGCAATTACGCCGACGCCCAATTTCTTCATGATGCGATCAAATACGCGTTTGACCGGGATATCGTTTTGATTGCAGCGACCGGTAACGATAATACAGAGCGACCGGGATACCCTGCAGCTTATCCGGAAGTGTTCGCCGTATCTGCTACAGATCCGGATATGAACAAAGCTTCCTACTCCAACTATGGGGATTACGTAGACGTTACGGCACCAGGTTCCAGCATTGCAAGCACGTATCCGAAAAACCAGTATGCGGCCTTGTCCGGTACGTCAATGGCAAGCCCCCATGTAGCTGCACTTGCGGGTTTGATCCGCTCATTAAATCCGGATCTGACCAACACGGAGGTTATGGATTTGATGCGCCAAAGCGTTATTGACCTTGGCGATCCCG